A single region of the Melopsittacus undulatus isolate bMelUnd1 chromosome 10, bMelUnd1.mat.Z, whole genome shotgun sequence genome encodes:
- the CANX gene encoding calnexin, protein MELKWLLYVTLLALGTLAVQAHDMDDDNDGDDVVDIEDDLDDGIEEAEESKPEMSTPPPTPKVTYRPPVPTGEVYFAESFDKGTLDGWILSRAKKDDTDDEIAKYDGKWEVQDMKDTKLPGDKGLVLVTRAKHHAISSKLAKPFVFDTKPLIIQYEVNFQNGIECGGAYVKLLSKTPELNLDQFHDKTPYTIMFGPDKCGEDYKLHFIFRHKNPKTGRYEEKHAKRPDADLKTYFTDKKTHLYTLVLNPDNSFEILVDQTVVNSGNLLNDMSPPVNPPREIEDPNDQKPEDWDERPKIPDPDAVKPDDWDEDAPAKIADENAVKPEGWLDDEPEYVADPDAEKPEDWDEDMDGEWEAPQIANPKCEAAPGCGTWQRPMIDNPNYKGKWKPPMIDNVNYQGIWKPRKIPNPDFFEDLEPFKMTPFSAVGLELWSMTSDIFFDNFIICTERAVADDWANDGWGLKKAADGAAEPGVVGQMMAAAEERPWLWVVYILTVALPVFLVVLFCCSGKKQPSAAEYKKTDAPQPDVMDEEKEEEKDKGDKEEEEEEEANEEKLGEKQKSDADIGNASQEEEEEEEEEEDRKPASEEEETVNRSPRNRKPRKD, encoded by the exons ATGGAGCTGAAATGGCTGCTGTATGTGACCCTGCTAGCTCTTGGGACTCTTGCTGTCCAGGCACATGATATGGATGATGACAATGATGGTGATGATGTAGTTGATATTGAGGATGACTTGGACGATGGCATTGAGGAGGCAGAAGAGTCAAAGCCTGAAATGAGCACTCCTCCTCCAACTCCAAAG GTTACCTACAGGCCCCCCGTCCCAACTGGCGAGGTGTATTTTGCAGAGTCCTTTGATAAAGGGACTCTTGATGG ATGGATCCTGTCCAGAGCCAAAAAGGATGATACAGATGATGAGATTGCCAAATATGATG GTAAATGGGAAGTCCAAGACATGAAGGACACTAAGCTTCCAGGAGACAAAGGACTTGTGTTGGTAACCCGAGCCAAGCACCATGCAATTTCATCCAAACTTGCAAAGCCTTTTGTATTCGATACCAAACCCCTTATTATACA GTATGAAGTAAACTTCCAAAATGGAATAGAGTGTGGTGGGGCCTATGTGAAATTGCTTTCAAAAACCCCTGAATTGAACCTG GATCAGTTCCATGACAAAACTCCATATACAATCATGTTTGGCCCTGACAAATGTGGAGAGGACTATAAATTGCACTTCATCTTCCGGCACAAAAACCCAAAGACTGGCAGATATGAGGAGAAGCACGCAAAGCGTCCAGATGCGGACCTGAAGACTTACTTTACTGATAAGAAGACCCATCTTTACACTCTAG tcttGAATCCTGATAACAGTTTTGAAATCCTGGTTGATCAAACGGTTGTTAACAGTGGGAATTTGCTAAATGATATGTCCCCTCCTGTGAATCCACCCCGAGAGATCGAAGACCCGAATGACCAGAAGCCTGAGGACTGGGATGAGAGACCAAAAATCCCAGACCCAGATGCTGTTAAACCAGATGACTG GGATGAGGATGCTCCTGCGAAGATTGCAGATGAAAATGCTGTGAAGCCAGAGGGCTGGCTGGATGATGAGCCAGAATATGTAGCAGACCCTGATGCTGAGAAGCCTGAAGATTG GGATGAGGACATGGATGGTGAATGGGAGGCACCTCAGATTGCAAATCCTAAATGTGAGGCAGCACCTGGCTGTGGTACCTGGCAGCGACCAATGATTGACAATCCCAACTACAAAGGCAAATGGAAGCCTCCTATGATTGATAATGTGAACTATCAG GGCATTTGGAAACCTAGGAAGATCCCAAACCCAGATTTCTTTGAAGACTTGGAACCTTTCAAGATGACTCCCTTCAGTGCTGTGGGACttgagttgtggtcaatgacttCTGACATCTTTTTTGACAACTTTATTATCTGTACTGAAAGAGCTGTAGCTGATGATTGGGCCAATGATGGATGGGGACTGAAAAAGGCAGCCGATGGTGCTGCAGAG ccTGGTGTTGTGGGCCAGATGATGGCAGCTGCTGAAGAGCGTCCCTGGCTTTGGGTGGTCTACATCCTCACTGTGGCTTTGCCGGTGTTCCTTGTTGtccttttctgctgctctgggaag aaacagCCAAGTGCTGCAGAATACAAAAAGACTGATGCTCCTCAGCCTGATGTGATGgatgaggagaaagaggaagaaaaagacaaaggggacaaggaagaggaggaagaagaggaagcaaatgAGGAGAAGCTAG gagagaagcagaaaagtgaTGCTGATATAGGAAATGCTAGtcaagaggaggaggaagaagaggaggaggaagaggacaggaAACCTGCATCAGAG GAGGAGGAAACTGTGAATAGATCACCCAGAAACAGAAAGCCAAGAAAAGATTGA